Proteins co-encoded in one Setaria viridis chromosome 9, Setaria_viridis_v4.0, whole genome shotgun sequence genomic window:
- the LOC117835826 gene encoding uncharacterized protein, with product MAGAPSRCLFVTGPPGVGKTTLVMRVFEALRASHPNLTIRGFYTREVRESGERVGFEVVTLDGRSGPLASSKVSSPESVRWPTVGKYKVDVASLESLALPELQVKEDTDLFIIDEVGKMELFSSAFFPAVMRVVESNIPVLATIPIPRNGQDIPGVARLRNHPGAAIFTLNTGNRDTMRETIYNQLSSLLQKRLLAADYPVCKLELEPVKNFKEIHMQICEGLSLRGERRKKLSLSRLLLSFRPLFSTWAVVIIIPECHHKRASTNKSLDLPRRTSPLHLSSRLPRRPGSHGWRSCGEASACARDGRRLVVGAACRLRRGGDVRTRSLDDKKVNLLRPAETLISPSKHRWISLAGTIMLQYLDFSHASTSRKWGHKRQGDGFEAPRNSMEFALEASHSYGVFQEDVPYSCNMRQYPKSGPSHSSTPIKKLIHEDISFRTNEGQKRPSVIARLMGMDSPPLNTSTESISRSEERRSVPRSRDPSEMISTKHVSFVPHNKDSIKHAPKQEIRAYDDERDVFGHPSKRNNEWSKPQPREHPQEEELQKFKKEFEAWQASRAWEQSRSFELESNLDDDDDDKCTDIVPYRHQHHKGKDASSGNKYIHSNDDVHRRRSKESSTSISGSRTFSLASADACSTRLPLSRFYHEEERSLSPTRIVVLKPCPELSMDDIEESSLGSPELVKKENNMEAFLEEVKKRLKIELEGSMASDDKANRWAVGDIPADPKKIARNIANQIRENVTRDLHPALVRSESTRSYRSDVPFNGQNQMDYIGRDARRQLSDRLKNVLRREPDAEPPFSHRRRAASTSFDEEPRPKPRHDMASRKGKIRRKEEKKCAIESDVRSFRYGSSNKTPTTQLDSEPVSPRNLMRSFSAPVSGTTFVKLLSEEPRVLTGARLQRKQEGYGSRPSSSEERKGRKDAFGIKGKVSNLRQNLGLRAKLFGKKFHATDESSFPDDLPPIGTLVTAPSVLIHPGVLQENSTEVPPSPASWCSSPPDEMSRGGYPSPVSPLEAAFSGHRSPLRTATKDMISSGCEPGILSEQFQTTEERAETSPVLDDQDDDMDELDHPIKSFIRDVLVVAGMYRSRQNPVNLLSDCEAKPIPKRVLEEVESSSSTVAASSNVGAAAIDHRLLFDLINEALPGAVRSSTTLCTFDKFYAAAPRRAPGGKKLLEALWKSVQVWLEPPSHSKTSSSASVDVLIGRDLSMSAWHGAFRDDADAFGEEVEAEILDELVDEMVWDVLLNVGD from the exons CCCAGAGTCTGTTCGATGGCCTACTGTTGGGAAATACAAAGTAGATGTAGCATCTTTGGAATCGCTAGCATTACCTGAGCTGCAG GTCAAGGAAGACACAGATCTCTTCATCATTGATGAAGTGGGTAAGATGGAGTTGTTCAGTTCAGCATTTTTCCCTGCTGTAATGAGAGTTGTTGAATCCAATATACCAGTGTTGGCCACCATACCGATTCCTAGAAATGGCCAAGACATTCCAGGAG TTGCTAGGTTGCGGAATCATCCTGGAGCTGCTATTTTCACCTTAAATACTGGTAACAGGGATACGATGAGAGAAACTATCTACAATCAGTTAAGCAGTTTGTTGCAGAAGAG ACTTTTAGCTGCAGATTATCCTGTTTGTAAGCTGGAGCTGGAACCAGTGAAGAACTTCAAGGAAATACACATGCAGATTT GTGAGGGCCTGAGCCTGAGGGGGGAAAGGCGGAAGAAGCTTTCGCTTTCCCGGCTGTTGCTTTCCTTCCGCCCTCTCTTCTCTACATGGGCTGTAGTAATTATTATTCCTGAGTGCCACCATAAGCGCGCATCAACAAACAAGAGCCTCGACCTCCCGCGGCGTACCTCTCCTCTCCATCTCTCTTCTCGCCTCCCGCGGCGCCCGGGTTCCCACGGCTGGAGGAGCTGCGGCGAGGCCTCTGCCTGTGCACGCGACGGCCGGCGGCTGGTCGTCGGAGCCGCGTGCCGACTGCGGAGAGGAGGCGACGTCAGGACGAGATCCTTGGAT GATAAGAAAGTCAATCTCCTTCGTCCTGCAGAGACTCTGATATCGCCATCGAAGCACCGCTGGATCTCCCTGGCTGGCACCATCATGCTGCAGTACCTGGACTTCTCTCATGCCAGCACCTCAAGGAAGTGGGGGCACAAGAGACAGGGCGATG GATTTGAAGCTCCAAGAAACAGCATGGAGTTCGCCTTGGAGGCTTCCCACAGCTACGGCGTTTTCCAAGAGGATGTCCCG TATTCCTGCAATATGAGGCAGTATCCAAAATCCGGGCCCAGCCACAGCTCTACCCCAATCAAGAAGCTGATCCATGAGGACATTTCCTTCAGAACAAATGAAGGCCAGAAGAGGCCCAGCGTCATCGCCAGACTGATGGGCATGGATTCACCTCCACTGAACACAAGCACTGAATCCATCAGCCGTTCAGAAGAAAGAAGATCAGTGCCAAGAAGCAGAGATCCTTCTGAAATGATCTCAACCAAGCATGTCTCCTTCGTGCCACACAATAAGGACTCCATCAAGCATGCACCAAAGCAAGAAATCCGAGCCTACGACGACGAGAGGGATGTGTTTGGGCATCCTAGCAAGAGGAACAATGAGTGGAGTAAGCCGCAGCCGCGAGAGCACCCGCAAGAGGAGGAGCTGCAGAAGTTCAAGAAGGAGTTCGAGGCATGGCAGGCGAGCAGAGCATGGGAGCAATCAAGAAGTTTTGAACTGGAGAGCAACctcgatgacgacgacgatgacaagTGCACGGATATCGTGCCGTACAGGCACCAGCACCACAAAGGGAAAGATGCTAGCAGTGGCAACAAGTACATTCACTCCAATGACGATGTGCATCGGAGAAGAAGCAAGGAGAGCAGCACATCAATTTCCGGCAGCCGTACGTTCTCTCTGGCGAGCGCAGACGCGTGTTCCACGAGGCTGCCACTCTCCAGGTTCTACCACGAGGAGGAGAGGTCGTTGTCGCCGACGAGGATCGTCGTCCTGAAGCCCTGCCCGGAGCTGAGCATGGACGACATCGAGGAGTCGTCGCTGGGGTCGCCGGAGCTGGTGAAGAAGGAGAACAACATGGAGGCCTTCCTCGAGGAGGTGAAGAAGAGGCTAAAGATTGAGCTCGAGGGGAGCATGGCCTCCGACGACAAGGCGAACCGGTGGGCCGTCGGCGACATCCCGGCCGACCCGAAGAAGATCGCTCGGAACATCGCAAACCAGATCAGGGAGAACGTCACGAGGGACTTGCACCCGGCGCTGGTGCGGTCGGAGTCGACACGATCATACCGCAGCGATGTGCCATTCAATGGCCAGAACCAGATGGATTACATCGGCAGAGATGCCAGGAGGCAGCTCTCTGACAGGCTGAAGAACGTGCTGCGAAGGGAGCCGGACGCCGAGCCGCCGTTCTCTCACCGGAGAAGGGCCGCCTCGACGTCGTTCGACGAGGAGCCGAGGCCCAAGCCAAGGCACGACATGGCATCAAGGAAGGGGAAGAtcaggaggaaggaggagaagaagtgCGCGATCGAGTCCGACGTCAGGTCCTTCAGATACGGATCATCAAACAAGACACCAACGACCCAATTGGACTCGGAGCCGGTATCGCCGAGAAACCTCATGAGGTCGTTCTCGGCGCCGGTGTCCGGGACGACCTTCGTGAAGCTCCTCTCGGAGGAGCCCCGGGTGCTGACCGGCGCACGGCTGCAGCGCAAGCAGGAAGGCTACGGGAGCAGGCCGTCGTCGTCAGAGGAGAGGAAAGGGAGGAAGGACGCTTTCGGCATCAAAGGCAAGGTGTCCAACTTGAGGCAGAACCTGGGGCTCAGAGCCAAGCTGTTCGGCAAGAAGTTCCACGCCACCGACGAGTCGTCGTTCCCGGACGACCTCCCTCCGATCGGCACGCTGGTCACCGCACCTTCGGTTCTCATACACCCCGGCGTTCTCCAG GAGAACTCAACCGAGGTGCCGCCGAGCCCGGCGTCGTGGTGCAGCAGCCCGCCTGACGAGATGAGCAGGGGAGGCTACCCGAGTCCTGTCTCGCCGTTGGAGGCCGCCTTCAGCGGGCACCGATCGCCCTTGAGGACGGCAACAAAGGACATGATCTCAAGTGGTTGTG AACCAGGAATCTTGTCAGAACAATTTCAGACGACTGAAGAACGAGCTGAGACAAGTCCTGTCCTGGACGACCAGGACGACGACATGGACGAGTTGGATCACCCTATCAAATCCTTCATCAGAGACGTTCTCGTTGTCGCCGGCATGTACAGATCGAGGCAGAATCCCGTCAACTTGTTATCAGACTGCGAAGCTAAGCCGATCCCCAAGCGGGTGTTGGAGGAAGTCGAGTCCTCGTCCTCAACCGTGGCAGCTTCATCCAATGTCGGTGCGGCAGCCATCGACCACCGGCTCCTCTTCGACCTGATCAACGAGGCGCTCCCAGGAGCTGTCCGGTCCTCGACGACGCTCTGCACATTCGACAAGTTCTATGCCGCAGCACCAAGAAGAGCCCCCGGCGGCAAGAAGCTTCTAGAGGCACTGTGGAAGTCCGTGCAGGTGTGGCTAGAACCTCCAAGCCATAGTAAGACGTCGAGCTCTGCCTCCGTGGACGTGCTGATCGGCCGTGACCTGAGCATGTCAGCGTGGCATGGTGCGTTCCGTGACGACGCCGACGCGTTCGGAgaagaggtggaggcggagatACTGGACGAGCTGGTTGATGAGATGGTGTGGGACGTGCTCCTCAACGTGGGGGACTGA